One region of Octopus sinensis linkage group LG30, ASM634580v1, whole genome shotgun sequence genomic DNA includes:
- the LOC118768583 gene encoding uncharacterized protein LOC118768583: MIFDGRNSTLKSWFSYVNLKSSPWDDLSSANPEYFRMEGINGVRRFYITNHNGGCSVESGWLALNEAGVYCAYDEMNHFPAIRYSDAKSRTIWNNGYALADSMAIFIRLRQQN, translated from the exons ATGATTTTTGATGGACGAAATTCAACCCTTAAAAGCTGGTTTTCTTATGTAAACTTGAAAAGTTCTCCATGGGATGACCTATCTTCAGCCAACCCAGAGTATTTCAGGATGGAAGGAATAAA CGGTGTACGTCGCTTCTATATAACGAACCACAACGGTGGCTGTTCTGTTGAGAGTGGCTGGCTAGCCCTAAACGAAGCTGGAGTATACTGTGCATATGATGAAATGAATCACTTCCCTGCAATTCGTTATTCTGATGCAAAATCGAGAACTATCTGGAACAACG GTTATGCATTAGCAGACTCCATGGCCATATTCATCCGCCTGAGGCAGCAGAACTAA